ATCAAGATAGCCCACATACCCTATAGAATTTGGTGTTTTATCTATAAATTTAGCAAGTTCTGGTCCGCCTTTTTTACCAACGCCAACTTTAAAATCCATATATTCACCAAAGCCTAGCATCCAAGAATTAGAGTTTTGCTGTAAGAATTTAGTAAAATTTAGAGTGGTTCCAGAACCATCATATCTATGAAATATATTAATTTTTTCATGAACAAGTTCTAAATCTGGGTTTGCTTTTTTTATTAAATCATCATCCCAAAATTTTATCTCTCCTTGATAAATCATAGATATAATCTCAGGAGTTAAATTTAACTTACTAACTCCATCTAAGTTATAAGATATAGCTATATTTCCACTAAGAAGTGGTTTTGTTATGCAATTTTCATAAGTTGAGTTTATGTCACTGACTGCAAAATCAGATTTTTTAAGCATAAGCTGTTTGATAGCACCAAGAGAGCCTATAGACTTATACTCAACTCTATTTCCTGTGCTACTTTCAAAAGATTTTGTAGCTTCATTTATAAGCATATCTGAAAATGTTCCACCATAGCCAACAATACTCCTACTAAAACATAGTGAAAAACATAGTGATATTAGTAAAACTCTAATCAAACCCTATCCCCTAAATAGATCCATCATAAGTCTTTTAAAAGCCTCAAATTTACTTATCTCAGGCTTTGCATCTTCTTTTTCTTCTTTAGTATAGACTCTAATTGCATTTGAAAAAGCAGAAGTATAAAAAACATCTTTCATCAAAAGTTTTTGATTTATATTTTCCCTAGTGTCAACAAAAAGATCGACTTCTATATCGTACTTGCGCGCAAATTCATTAAGATCATTTCTAAGATCAACTATCTTTTTATGCGTATTTTTTTTAAATTTCTTTTTGACAACAAATACATCAACATCGCTACTTTTTGTTGGACTTCCAAAAACATAGCTACCAAATATCCAAATTTCCATTGGCTTTATATTCATCAGGGTAGCTATTAGTTCATCTTCAATATCTTTTGGTAACTTACTTCTCATCAGCTAATTTTAGCATAAAAAAATAAACTACTAATCACCCAAATTTACCACCAACATACTCTTGTAAAAGCTTCTCTCTTGGTGCTTCAAAAATCTGCTTTGTCTCACCAAATTCAACCAAATCACCTAGATACATAAAAGCTGTATAATCACTTATTCTTGTAGCTTGTTGCATATTGTGAGTAACTATTACGATAGTATAATCCTTTTTTAAAGTATTAATAAGCTCTTCAATAGCTACTGTTGATATTGGATCAAGTGCTGAAGTTGGCTCATCAAATAGCAAAATATCAGGCTGAACTGCAATAGCCCTAGCGATACAAAGTCTTTGTCTTTGTCCGCCTGATAAACCACCAGCATCATCATTTAGTCTATCTTTGACCTCTTCCCAAATATTTGCACCCCTTAAAGATCTCTCAACTATTTCATTAAGCTTTGCTTTATCTTTAATACCCTGAAGCTTTAAGCCATACTCGACATTATCTTTAATGCTCATTGGAAAAGCCGTAGGTTGTTGAAAAATCATACCTATTTTTATTCTTAAATCAATTAAATCAACCTTTGGATCGAGAATGTTTTGCCCATTAAATAAAATCTCACCCTCATATCTATTTCCAGGATAAAGGTCGTGAATTCTATTTATCGATCTAAGAAGAGTTGATTTACCACAACCTGATGGTCCAATAAGTGCTGTGACTTTGTTCTCAGCAATTGGTAAATTTACTTTATTTAAATTTGCCTTAGAACTTCCATTATACCAAAATGAAAAGTCTTTTATCTCTAAAGCTTGTCTATCTTCTATCTTAGTTATAGTTGCCATAAATTTTCCTTTTAATTTTTTGCTTTTTTAGATTTTATCATATATCTAGCTATAATATTTATACCTAGAACAACTACTGCTAACATTAACGCACCGGTCCAAGCTATTGCATTTTTCTCCTCGCTTGGTGCTTGAGTAAACTCATATATGGTATTTGTTAGTGAAGGCATACTATTTAATAAATCAAATGTTAAAAACTC
The sequence above is a segment of the Campylobacter corcagiensis genome. Coding sequences within it:
- a CDS encoding phosphate ABC transporter substrate-binding protein PstS, whose protein sequence is MIRVLLISLCFSLCFSRSIVGYGGTFSDMLINEATKSFESSTGNRVEYKSIGSLGAIKQLMLKKSDFAVSDINSTYENCITKPLLSGNIAISYNLDGVSKLNLTPEIISMIYQGEIKFWDDDLIKKANPDLELVHEKINIFHRYDGSGTTLNFTKFLQQNSNSWMLGFGEYMDFKVGVGKKGGPELAKFIDKTPNSIGYVGYLDANATGLKNANIVINGKIYSPEDESYPLKNYTYFIYPEGNKNSEKFLKFIYDNVDTFTSSKFFNF
- a CDS encoding nucleotidyltransferase domain-containing protein; translated protein: MRSKLPKDIEDELIATLMNIKPMEIWIFGSYVFGSPTKSSDVDVFVVKKKFKKNTHKKIVDLRNDLNEFARKYDIEVDLFVDTRENINQKLLMKDVFYTSAFSNAIRVYTKEEKEDAKPEISKFEAFKRLMMDLFRG
- the pstB gene encoding phosphate ABC transporter ATP-binding protein PstB → MATITKIEDRQALEIKDFSFWYNGSSKANLNKVNLPIAENKVTALIGPSGCGKSTLLRSINRIHDLYPGNRYEGEILFNGQNILDPKVDLIDLRIKIGMIFQQPTAFPMSIKDNVEYGLKLQGIKDKAKLNEIVERSLRGANIWEEVKDRLNDDAGGLSGGQRQRLCIARAIAVQPDILLFDEPTSALDPISTVAIEELINTLKKDYTIVIVTHNMQQATRISDYTAFMYLGDLVEFGETKQIFEAPREKLLQEYVGGKFG